In a single window of the Littorina saxatilis isolate snail1 linkage group LG3, US_GU_Lsax_2.0, whole genome shotgun sequence genome:
- the LOC138961615 gene encoding uncharacterized protein DDB_G0283697-like, with amino-acid sequence MLKFQKLIRDKSEGSQSPLSQNQSRSAPSQPAASQSGSSQSSPKRGVKRRLIIQDKSSDENSNSIQHASCSSRNSEESQSHPPMSQNQSRSAASQPAANQSGSSQSSPKRGVKRRLITQDDSSDEEGDNDTDPFHLLSDDEGTKVSDNEKNSKPQTVSQSSPKRFQNSNSIQHASCSSSRNSEGSQSHPPLSQNHSRSAPSQPAASQSGSSQSSPKRGVKRRLIIQDDSSDEEGDNDTDPFHLLSDDEGTKVSDNEKNSKPQTVSQSSPKRFQNSNSIQHASCSSSRNSEGSQSHPPLSQNHSRSAPSQPAASQSGSSQSSPKRGVKRRLIIQDDSSDEEGDNDTDPFHLLSDDEGTKVSDNEKNSKPQTVSQSSPKRFQNSNSIQHASCSSSRNSEGSQSHPPLSQNHSRSAPSQPAASQSGSSQSSPKRGVKRRLIIQDDSSDEEGDNDTDPFHLLSDDEGTKVSDNEKNSKPQTVSQSSPKRFQNSNSIQHASCSSSRNSEGSQSHPPLSQNHSRSAPSQPAASQSGSSQSSPKRGVKRRLIIQDDSSDEEGDNDTDPFHLLSDDEGTKVSDNEKNSKPQTASQSSPKRGVKRRLVIQDDSSDEEGDNNTNPFHLLSDDEGTKVSDNEKNSNSIQHASCSSRNRCSTSSSRCSPSASAVSDSCNTDSDESTEYPALQKANVGKEVGKGSKKHCCMYCEKFNTKMSTHLQRVHKDEVQVAQILALKKGDPKRRQAFIQLQDQGDFNHNVRVLSNKQKGSQEANLILKYQQQKSNRAQSDYLACPHCKALYQKHFLSRHETRCAQKVDGKKMKRGQCSFVGRMLLPLPENVSEGFFKAVIARMRDDDIARIVKGDSLILKYGERVFMRRDTEEHTSAQVSSRLRELARLVQVLRQNTHMNISRLSQALDPEHFDVLIAAVRSLGQYSGSSNMCKKGSLVLKVGHSLRKCNQIARAEAIKNNDKESLDKSQRFESLFESDWFDRVSASANQSVQRARMNKPKLLPSLDDVEKVNLLVEKDLKSEDYPVLAKAVLVSVTVFNRKRGGEVQRMKVKDFEKVRNSKMSTPDPLVLQNLTASEKKLVKVLHRVEIRGKFNRPVPILLTPLMVESIKRLLAIRGLLGLVSQYLFVSESGEKPYRGTKAIKDYAVKAKVSDTCLFTATHLRKQLATLSQAMAISKFNQDQLATFLGHDIRVHRGIYRQPLEVIEKSKVASFLFRVNKGISVNLKDLPSNEDEDIDVDSSDSEEEKSIEGSKQKSQEDSQTCNKRVSPQGSQKKTLQIERRYTKKTRRTVQKRRDWTKEEKNAVHRQLAHCITMNRIPKKEDAESALEAEPVALRHRSWKDIKYWVYNYLKTN; translated from the exons ATGTTAAAGTTCCAAAAATTAATCCGAGATAAAAG TGAAGGAAGCCAGAGTCCGTTGAGCCAAAATCAGAGTCGGTCTGCCCCGAGCCAGCCTGCTGCAAGCCAGTCTGGGTCGAGTCAATCCAGTCCAAAGCGTGGTGTGAAGAGACGACTCATCATCCAAGACAAGTCTTCTGATGAG aattccaACAGTATTCAACACGCCAGCTGTTCTTCCAGAAATAG TGAGGAAAGCCAGAGTCATCCTCCGATGAGCCAAAATCAGAGTCGGTCTGCTGCGAGCCAGCCTGCTGCAAACCAGTCTGGGTCGAGTCAATCCAGTCCAAAGCGTGGTGTGAAGAGACGACTCATCACCCAAGACGATTCTTCTGATGAGGAGGGTGATAATGATACAGATCCATTCCACCTTCTGTCTGATGACGAGGGAACCAAGGTTTCAGACAATGAGAAG aattccaAACCGCAAACAGTGAGCCAATCCAGTCCAAAGCGTTTTCAGAATTCCAACAGTATTCAACACGCCAGCTGTTCTTCTTCCAGAAATAG TGAGGGAAGTCAGAGTCATCCTCCGTTGAGCCAAAATCACAGTCGGTCTGCTCCGAGCCAGCCTGCTGCAAGCCAGTCTGGGTCGAGCCAATCCAGTCCAAAGCGTGGTGTGAAGAGACGACTCATCATCCAAGACGATTCTTCTGATGAGGAGGGTGATAATGATACAGATCCATTCCACCTTCTGTCTGATGACGAGGGAACCAAGGTTTCAGACAATGAGAAG aattccaAACCGCAAACAGTGAGCCAATCCAGTCCAAAGCGTTTTCAGAATTCCAACAGTATTCAACACGCCAGCTGTTCTTCTTCCAGAAATAG TGAGGGAAGTCAGAGTCATCCTCCGTTGAGCCAAAATCACAGTCGGTCTGCTCCGAGCCAGCCTGCTGCAAGCCAGTCTGGGTCGAGTCAATCCAGTCCAAAGCGTGGTGTGAAGAGACGACTCATCATCCAAGACGATTCTTCTGATGAGGAGGGTGATAATGATACAGATCCATTCCACCTTCTGTCTGATGACGAGGGAACCAAGGTTTCAGACAATGAGAAG aattccaAACCGCAAACAGTGAGCCAATCCAGTCCAAAGCGTTTTCAGAATTCCAACAGTATTCAACACGCCAGCTGTTCTTCTTCCAGAAATAG TGAGGGAAGTCAGAGTCATCCTCCGTTGAGCCAAAATCACAGTCGGTCTGCTCCGAGCCAGCCTGCTGCAAGCCAGTCTGGGTCGAGTCAATCCAGTCCAAAGCGTGGTGTGAAGAGACGACTCATCATCCAAGACGATTCTTCTGATGAGGAGGGTGATAATGATACAGATCCATTCCACCTTCTGTCTGATGACGAGGGAACCAAGGTTTCAGACAATGAGAAG aattccaAACCGCAAACAGTGAGCCAATCCAGTCCAAAGCGTTTTCAGAATTCCAACAGTATTCAACACGCCAGCTGTTCTTCTTCCAGAAATAG TGAGGGAAGTCAGAGTCATCCTCCGTTGAGCCAAAATCACAGTCGGTCTGCTCCGAGCCAGCCTGCTGCAAGCCAGTCTGGGTCGAGCCAATCCAGTCCAAAGCGTGGTGTGAAGAGACGACTCATCATCCAAGACGATTCTTCTGATGAGGAGGGTGATAATGATACCGATCCATTCCACCTTCTGTCTGATGACGAGGGAACCAAGGTTTCAGACAATGAGAAG aattccAAACCGCAAACAGCGAGCCAATCCAGTCCAAAGCGTGGTGTGAAGAGACGACTCGTCATCCAAGACGATTCTTCTGATGAGGAGGGTGATAATAATACCAATCCATTCCACCTTCTGTCTGATGACGAGGGAACCAAGGTTTCAGACAATGAGAAG aattccaACAGTATTCAACACGCCAGCTGTTCTTCCAGAAATAG GTGTTCTACTTCCAGCAGTAGATGTTCACCATCAGCATCAGCTGTTTCCGACAGCTGTAACACAGATTCTGATGAGAGTACAGAGTATCCAGCCTTACAAAAAGCAAATGTGGGGAAGGAGGTTGGTAAAGGGTCCAAAAAGCATTGTTGTATGTATTGTGAAAAGTTCAATACCAAAATGTCTACACACTTGCAGAGGGTACACAAAGATGAGGTACAGGTTGCCCAAATCCTAGCACTGAAAAAAGGTGACCCCAAACGCAGACAGGCATTCATTCAACTGCAGGATCAAGGAGACTTTAATCACAACGTGCGAGTGCTATCCAATAAACAGAAGGGTTCTCAGGAAGCAAATTTAATTCTAAAGTACCAACAACAAAAGAGCAACAGAGCCCAGTCTGACTATTTGGCTTGTCCACACTGCAAAGCATTGTatcaaaaacactttttgtccAGACATGAAACACGCTGTGCACAGAAAGTTGATGGGAAAAAAATGAAGAGGGGACAGTGTTCCTTTGTAGGACGGATGCTGCTGCCATTGCCTGAAAACGTGAGTGAAGGCTTCTTCAAGGCAGTGATTGCAAGAATGAGAGATGACGACATTGCCAGGATCGTCAAGGGGGATTCTCTCATATTGAAGTATGGTGAAAGAGTTTTCATGAGAAGAGACACTGAAGAACATACTTCAGCTCAAGTCAGTTCACGTCTTCGAGAACTCGCCAGGCTTGTTCAGGTTTtgagacagaacacacacatgaacatttCCAGACTGTCGCAGGCTTTGGATCCTGAACATTTCGATGTTTTGATAGCAGCCGTTCGCAGTCTTGGCCAATACAGTGGTTCTTCCAACATGTGCAAGAAAGGGTCATTAGTGTTGAAAGTGGGGCACAGTTTGAGGAAATGCAATCAGATTGCCAGAGCTGAGGCAATAAAAAACAACGACAAGGAGTCTTTGGACAAAAGCCAGAGATTTGAATCTCTTTTTGAAAGTGATTGGTTTGATCGTGTATCAGCATCTGCAAACCAGTCTGTCCAGCGGGCAAGAATGAACAAACCGAAACTGCTACCCTCATTGGACGACGTGGAAAAGGTGAATCTCCTGGTGGAGAAAGATCTCAAATCTGAAGATTATCCAGTTTTGGCCAAAGCAGTTCTGGTCAGTGTCACGGTGTTCAACCGCAAGCGTGGGGGTGAAGTTCAACGGATGAAAGTTAAAGACTTTGAGAAGGTTAGGAATTCAAAAATGTCGACTCCTGATCCTCTTGTACTCCAGAACCTGACAGCCTCAGAAAAAAAGCTGGTGAAAGTGTTGCATCGTGTGGAGATCAGGGGCAAGTTTAACAGGCCGGTGCCAATTCTGTTGACGCCACTGATGGTAGAGAGCATCAAGCGACTGCTTGCTATTCGAGGACTGCTGGGGTTAGTCAGTCAATACCTTTTTGTCTCAGAATCAGGAGAAAAACCGTATCGGGGGACAAAGGCTATCAAAGACTATGCTGTCAAAGCCAAGGTCTCAGATACATGTCTTTTCACTGCCACACATTTGCGCAAACAGCTGGCAACGCTCAGCCAAGCAATGGCAATTTCGAAATTCAATCAGGATCAGTTGGCCACATTTTTAGGCCATGACATTCGGGTGCACAGGGGCATATATCGCCAACCGCTTGAAGTCATTGAAAAATCGAAAGTCGCAAGTTTCCTGTTCAGAGTGAACAAAGGGATATCTGTGAATCTGAAGGATTTGCCTAGCAATGAAGACGAAGACATTGATGTTGACAGTTCAGATTCGGAAGAAGAGAAATCAATTGAGGGCAGCAAACAGAAATCACAAGAAGATTCTCAGACTTGCAACAAACGAGTTTCTCCACAGGGCAGTCAGAAAAAAACCTTGCAGATTGAACGACGgtacacaaagaaaacaaggcGCACAGTCCAAAAAAGAAGGGACtggacaaaagaagaaaaaaatgctgTCCACAGGCAGCTTGCCCACTGCATCACCATGAATCGTATCCCAAAGAAAGAAGATGCTGAGTCCGCTTTGGAGGCAGAGCCAGTGGCACTCAGGCACCGATCCTGGAAAGACATTAAGTACTGGGTTTACAACTATTTGAAGACAAACTGA